In a single window of the Arachis hypogaea cultivar Tifrunner chromosome 6, arahy.Tifrunner.gnm2.J5K5, whole genome shotgun sequence genome:
- the LOC112757806 gene encoding uncharacterized protein, whose translation MIKLIASYNDEVARTVLENAPYNAKYTSHQIQKEILHILSNKVRKHICEEIGDSKFCIVVDEARDESKREQMTLVLRFVDIHGFIQERFLDLVHVKDTTSLTLKQELCGILSRHGLDVSNIRGQGYDGASNMRGEWNGLQALFLKDCPYAYYIHCFAHRLQLALVAASREVIPVHQFFSKLTFIVNIICSSSKRHDELHAAKTDEIVHLLEIDELETGKGANQIGTLKRAGDTRWSSHFSSFCSLINMYGATLTVLQKIIVDGSTYSQRGDADSAYNTLTSFDYYPEDFTEQEKINLPFQLQHFILDVRQHPEMKNLSTIHELCRCLAETKKSKVYYLIDRLIRLILTLLVSTATTKRSFSTMKIIKTRLRDKMEDDFLTDSLVIYIEKEIAEKFSSDSIIEDFKSLKTRRVPL comes from the exons ATGATAAAACTCATAGCATCTTACAATGATGAAGTTGCAAGAACTGTGTTAGAAAATGCTCCATATAATGCTAAATATACttcacatcaaattcaaaaagaaatCTTGCATATACTCTCAAACAAGGTGAGAAAGCATATTTGTGAAGAAATTGGAGATTCCAAGTTTTGCATTGTAGTAGATGAAGCTCGTGATGAATCCAAAAGAGAACAAATGACACTTGTTTTGAGATTTGTTGATATACATGGTTTTATTCAAGAGCGTTTTCTTGATCTTGTACATGTCAAAGATactacatcattaactctaaaacAAGAATTGTGCGGCATTCTTTCTCGACATGGTCTTGATGTCTCTAATATTCGTGGTCAAGGATATGATGGCGCTAGCAACATGAGAGGAGAATGGAATGGGTTACAAGCATTATTCTTAAAAGATTGTCCTTATGCTTACTATATCCACTGTTTTGCTCACCGATTACAACTTGCATTAGTTGCTGCATCAAGAGAAGTTATTCCTGTGCATCAGTTTTTTTCAAAATTGACTTTCATTGTCAATATCATTTGTTCTTCTAGTAAGCGACATGATGAGTTACATGCTGCCAAGACAGATGAAATTGTCCATTTATTAGAGATTGATGAACTTGAAACTGGTAAAGGGGCAAATCAAATTGGTACTTTGAAACGAGCAGGTGATACTCGATGGAGTtctcatttctcttctttttgcAGTTTGATAAATATGTATGGTGCAACGTTGACTGTTTTACAAAAGATTATTGTTGATGGATCAACTTATTCTCAGCGTGGTGATGCAGATAGTGCTTACAATACCCTGACCTCATTTGA CTACTATCCCGAAGACTTTACTGAACAAGAGAAGATTAATTTGCCTTTTCAGCTTCAGCATTTTATTCTTGATGTTCGTCAGCATCCAGAAATGAAGAATTTGTCAACTATTCATGAACTGTGTAGATGTTTAGCAGAAACAAAAAAGTCAAAAGTGTATTACTTGATTGATAGATTGATTCGTCTGATATTAACTCTTCTAGTTTCTACAGCTACTACAAAGCGATCATTTTCAacaatgaaaataataaagaCAAGGTTAAGAGACAAGATGGAGGACGACTTTCTTACGGATAGTTTGGTTATTTACATTGAGAAAGAAATTGCTGAAAAGTTTAGTTCTGACTCAATTATTGAAGATTTTAAGTCATTAAAAACTCGAAGAGTACcattataa
- the LOC112755699 gene encoding SPX domain-containing protein 2 — protein MKFWKILNNQIEQTLPDWRDKFLSYKDLKKQLKLIAPAKDADNNPPTKRPRLDGDGAAEDGEQEEVAKEVNDFLKLLELEIEKFNAFFVEKEEEYIIKWKELQDRVAKAKDSNVELMSVGREIVDFHGEMVLLENYSALNYTGLVKIIKKYDKRTGALVRLPFIQDVLNQPFFKVDVLNKIVKECEVMLSILFPRNRPPGSSLSINDDYTEEGCASITTNESKASLAQVPKELAEIENMENTYIKLTSSALQTLEQIRGGSSTVSIYSLPPLGSKALEEEIEGK, from the exons ATGAAGTTCTGGAAGATTCTCAACAACCAGATCGAGCAAACGCTTCCTGATTGGCGCGACAAGTTTCTTTCCTACAAGGATTTGAAGAAGCAGTTGAAGCTCATCGCGCCCGCCAAGGACGCCGATAACAACCCTCCCACGAAGCGGCCCAGGTTGGACGGAGACGGCGCCGCCGAAGATGGGGAACAAGAGGAGGTGGCGAAGGAGGTCAACGACTTCTTGAAGCTGTTGGAATTGGAGATTGAGAAGTTCAACGCTTTTTTCGTTGAGAAGGAGGAAGAGTATATCATCAAATGGAAG GAGTTGCAAGACAGGGTTGCCAAGGCCAAGGATTCAAATGTAGAATTGATGTCTGTAGGGAGGGAAATAGTGGATTTTCATGGAGAGATGGTTTTGTTAGAGAACTATAGCGCACTTAACTACACGG GTTTGGTGAAGATAATAAAGAAATATGATAAACGAACTGGTGCACTAGTTCGCTTACCTTTCATCCAAGACGTCTTGAACCAACCTTTCTTCAAAGTTGATGTGCTTAACAAGATTGTAAAGGAGTGTGAAGTGATGCTAAGCATCCTTTTCCCCAGAAACAGGCCTCCAGGATCATCGTTATCAATTAACGATGATTATACGGAAGAAGGGTGCGCCTCCATAACTACCAATGAAAGTAAAGCATCGCTAGCTCAGGTCCCTAAAGAACTTGCTGAGATTGAAAACATGGAGAACACATACATCAAACTAACTTCGTCAGCACTGCAAACATTGGAGCAGATTAGGGGTGGAAGCTCAACTGTAAGTATATACTCATTACCGCCTCTCGGTAGCAAGGCTCTGGAAGAGGAGATTGAAGGCAAATAA
- the LOC112754174 gene encoding probable carboxylesterase 6, translating to MSLIAESPDFLQVYSDGTVKRFAPETAPPCLEPSNDPNGFRSKDVVIDPLKPITGRLFLPPSVSSSEKLPVLVYFHGGGFCIGSTTWLGYHVFLGEFSATSRSIVLSVDYRLAPEHRLPTAYEDCYAAIEWLRDQASTEPWLQQAELSRVFLSGDSAGANIAHHVAVKTIQKWVCPVKIKGTMLIHPYFGSEKRTEKEMEDGGSEDVKSNDMFWKLSIPEGSNRDYFGCNFEKANLPERIWSKFPAIEVHVAGLDFLKERGVMYAEFVKKNGVKDVKLVEAKGEKHIYHVLDPKSDAARLLQKQMSQFMKRF from the exons ATGTCCTTAATAGCAGAATCACCAGATTTTCTTCAAGTCTATTCTGATGGCACTGTGAAACGCTTTGCACCAGAAACTGCTCCACCATGTTTGGAACCATCCAATGATCCCAATGGATTCAGGTCCAAGGATGTGGTCATTGACCCATTAAAACCCATCACTGGAAGGCTCTTCCTTCCTCCTTCAGTTTCCTCATCAGAGAAGCTTCCAGTGTTGGTTTATTTCCATGGTGGAGGCTTTTGCATTGGCTCCACCACTTGGCTTGGCTACCATGTTTTTCTTGGTGAATTCTCTGCCACTTCAAGGTCCATTGTTCTGTCTGTTGATTACCGTTTGGCTCCGGAGCACCGCCTTCCCACGGCTTATGAAGACTGCTACGCTGCAATTGAATGGCTTCGTGATCAA GCAAGCACAGAACCATGGCTCCAACAAGCAGAGTTATCAAGAGTTTTCCTCTCTGGGGACAGTGCTGGAGCCAACATTGCACATCATGTTGCTGTGAAAACAATTCAGAAGTGGGTGTGCCCTGTGAAAATCAAAGGAACAATGCTAATACACCCTTACTTTGGTAGTGAGAAGAGAACTGAGAAGGAAATGGAGGATGGAGGTTCAGAAGATGTGAAGAGCAATGACATGTTCTGGAAGCTAAGCATACCGGAAGGCTCGAACCGCGACTACTTCGGCTGCAATTTCGAGAAAGCAAACTTGCCTGAGAGAATTTGGTCCAAGTTCCCAGCAATTGAGGTGCATGTTGCTGGTTTGGATTTCTTGAAGGAGAGGGGTGTGATGTATGCAGAGTTTGTGAAGAAGAATGGGGTGAAAGATGTGAAGCTTGTGGAGGCCAAGGGAGAGAAGCATATTTATCATGTGCTTGATCCTAAATCTGATGCAGCAAGGTTGCTTCAGAAACAGATGAGCCAGTTCATGAAGAGGTTTTAG